The following are encoded in a window of Microtus ochrogaster isolate Prairie Vole_2 linkage group LG7_11, MicOch1.0, whole genome shotgun sequence genomic DNA:
- the Mboat4 gene encoding ghrelin O-acyltransferase gives MDWLWIFFLHPVSFYQGAAFPFALLFNHLCTVDSFSTRARYLFLLAGGGVLALAAMGPYALLIFIPALCAVALVCSLGPREVHRLTFGSQMGWQTLCHLGLHYTEYYLQEPPPVGFYVALSSLMLLTQRVTSLSLDVREGKVEAASGGMGNRSSLSECLSKALPYFSYLLFFPALLGGPLCSFQRFQACVERSSPLQPGLSLWALTWRGLQILGLQWLKVALRRVVSAGAGLDDCQQLECIYVMWSTAGLFKLTYYSHWILDDSLLHAAGFGSEAGQRSGEEEGYIPDGDIWTLETTHRISLFARQWNRSTARWLRRLIFQNSQRWPVLQTFAFSAWWHGLHPGQVFGFLCWSVMVEADYLIHTFASVWISSWSLRLLYRALTWVHTQLIIAYIMLAVEGRSFASLSRLCCSYNSIFPGVYCVLLLLLVKRKQKRN, from the exons GTACCTCTTCCTCCTGGCTGGAGGAGGTGTCCTGGCCTTGGCGGCCATGGGTCCCTATGCTTTGCTCATCTTCATCCCTGCCCTCTGCGCTGTGGCTCTGGTCTGCTCACTCGGCCCACGGGAAGTCCACAGGCTGACCTTCGGCTCTCAGATGGGCTGGCAGACCCTGTGCCACCTGGGTCTTCACTACACCGAGTACTACCTACAAGAGCCTCCGCCTGTGGG ATTCTACGTCGCTCTTTCTTCCCTCATGCTCTTGACGCAGAGAGTCACGTCGCTCTCACTGGACGTCCgtgaggggaaggtggaggcagcCTCAGGCGGCATGGGGAACAGAAGCTCTTTGTCTGAGTGCCTAAGCAAGGCTTTGCCCTACTTCAGCTACTTGCTCTTTTTCCCTGCCCTCCTGGGAGGCCCCCTGTGTTCCTTTCAGAGGTTTCAGGCTTGCGTGGAAAGATCAAGCCCTTTGCAGCCAGGTCTCTCTTTGTGGGCTCTGACCTGGAGGGGTCTGCAGATCCTCGGGCTGCAGTGGCTCAAGGTGGCGCTGAGGAGGGTGGTGAGCGCAGGAGCCGGGCTGGACGACTGCCAGCAGCTGGAGTGCATCTACGTCATGTGGTCCACAGCTGGGCTCTTCAAACTCACCTACTACTCACACTGGATCTTGGACGACTCTCTCCTCCATGCGGCGGGCTTTGGGTCTGAAGCTGGCCAGAggtctggggaggaggagggatacATCCCCGACGGGGACATATGGACTCTGGAAACTACCCACAGAATCTCCTTGTTTGCGAGGCAGTGGAACCGGAGCACGGCTCGGTGGCTCAGGCGGCTCATCTTCCAGAACAGCCAGCGCTGGCCGGTGCTGCAGACTTTTGCCTTCTCTGCCTGGTGGCACGGGCTCCACCCTGGACAAGTGTTCGGTTTCCTATGCTGGTCTGTGATGGTGGAAGCCGATTATCTGATTCACACTTTTGCCAGTGTATGGATCAGCTCCTGGTCCCTGCGGCTGCTCTATAGAGCTCTCACTTGGGTCCATACCCAGCTCATCATCGCCTACATAATGCTGGCCGTGGAGGGCCGGAGCTTTGCCTCTCTCAGCCGGCTGTGTTGTTCTTACAACAGTATCTTCCCCGGGGTgtattgtgttttgcttttgctgttagttaagagaaaacagaaacgtAACTGA
- the Leprotl1 gene encoding leptin receptor overlapping transcript-like 1 — MAGIKALISLSFGGAIGLMFLMLGCALPIYNQYWPLFVLFFYILSPIPYCIARRLVDDTDAMSNACKELAIFLTTGIVVSAFGLPVVFARAHLIEWGACALVLTGNTVIFATILGFFLVFGSNDDFSWQQW, encoded by the exons ATGGCGGGCATCAAAG cTCTCATTAGCTTGTCATTTGGAGGAGCAATTGGCCTGATGTTTTTGATGCTGGGATGTGCCCTTCCAATATACAA ccaaTACTGGCCCCTCTTTGTCCTGTTTTTTTACATCCTCTCGCCCATCCCATACTGCATAGCAAGAAGATTAGTGGACGACACGGATGCCATGAGTAACGCTTGCAAGGAGCTCGCCATCTTCCTCACAACAGGCATCGTGGTCTCCGCCTTCGGACTCCCGGTCGTCTTTGCCAGAGCACACCTG ATTGAGTGGGGAGCTTGCGCCCTCGTTCTCACGGGGAACACCGTCATCTTCGCGACTATCCTGGGCTTCTTCCTGGTCTTTGGGAGCAACGATGACTTCAGCTGGCAGCAGTGGTGA